The Austwickia sp. genome includes a region encoding these proteins:
- a CDS encoding LLM class F420-dependent oxidoreductase has protein sequence MRIGLQVSYFSWPGAPESIGPTFAAIAQDADEAGMASLWVMDHFFQISMIGPPELDMLEGYTALAYAAARTHRIELGTMVTGVTYRHPGILAKTVTTLDVLSGGRAWLGIGAAWNEEEHAGLGVPFPPLAERFERLEETLQICRQMWTGDESPYDGRHYQLARPLNVPAALSRPHPKILVGGGGEKKTLRMVAQYADGCNIFDMGPEKVAAKYDVLRGHCDRLGRDYGEIHKTVLSRVTLGDAGGRAASGEPLQSVDQAVDRLGRLAEVGTDEVIVGMANAHLPAAYPLVAELVRQVAPIVPTGR, from the coding sequence ATCGGCCCCACGTTCGCCGCCATCGCCCAGGACGCCGACGAGGCCGGGATGGCCTCGCTGTGGGTGATGGACCACTTCTTCCAGATCTCGATGATCGGCCCGCCGGAGCTGGACATGCTGGAGGGCTACACCGCACTCGCGTACGCCGCCGCCCGCACCCACCGGATCGAACTCGGCACCATGGTCACCGGCGTCACGTACCGCCATCCCGGCATCCTGGCCAAGACCGTGACCACGCTCGACGTCCTCTCGGGCGGCCGCGCCTGGCTCGGCATCGGCGCCGCCTGGAACGAGGAGGAGCACGCCGGCCTCGGCGTACCGTTCCCGCCGCTCGCCGAACGCTTCGAACGCCTCGAGGAGACCCTGCAGATCTGCCGGCAGATGTGGACGGGCGACGAAAGCCCGTACGACGGGCGGCACTATCAGCTCGCCCGGCCGCTCAATGTGCCGGCCGCGCTGAGTCGGCCGCACCCGAAGATCCTCGTCGGCGGCGGTGGGGAGAAGAAGACGCTGCGGATGGTCGCCCAGTACGCCGACGGCTGCAACATATTCGACATGGGACCGGAGAAGGTGGCGGCGAAGTACGACGTCCTCCGCGGGCACTGCGACCGGCTCGGCCGGGACTACGGCGAGATCCACAAGACGGTGCTCTCCCGCGTGACACTGGGCGACGCGGGCGGCCGAGCCGCGTCGGGGGAGCCGCTGCAGAGCGTCGACCAGGCGGTCGACCGGCTGGGCCGGCTGGCCGAGGTCGGCACCGACGAGGTGATCGTCGGGATGGCGAACGCCCATTTGCCGGCCGCCTATCCGCTGGTCGCGGAGCTCGTGCGCCAGGTGGCCCCGATCGTTCCGACCGGACGCTGA